One genomic segment of Panicum virgatum strain AP13 chromosome 2N, P.virgatum_v5, whole genome shotgun sequence includes these proteins:
- the LOC120659128 gene encoding uncharacterized protein LOC120659128, whose product MGHWIVFMIYPQDGKAVIFDSLRETNKEGYKDFEYCLRYAYRKYVEDPESYDRRSEKKKQKYGTKLRIRRQFPCAKQPEGSVLCGYYACDYLRRCGEYSRSWRQLKKSTGYWRRQKVDKTIIKYTISDICKFVTDECCSVDEKVFNHESELATEPKYKSLCNWRTELKMKDYKLPDLF is encoded by the exons ATGGGCCACTGGATTGTATTCATGATCTATCCTCAGGATGGAAAGGCTGTCATATTCGACTCCTTGCGCGAAACGAACAAAGAGGGGTACAAGGATTTCGAATACTGTCTGCGATA CGCTTATAGGAAATACGTGGAGGACCCCGAATCCTATGATCGGAGGTCCGAGAAAAAGAAGCAGAAGTATGGCACAAAATTGCGCATTAGGCGACAATTCCCG TGCGCCAAGCAACCTGAAGGGTCAGTTCTGTGtggatactatgcttgtgaCTACCTCAGACGTTGCGGAGAGTACAGCCGCAGCTGGCGACAACTCAAAAAATCTACGGGATATTGGAGAAGGCAAAAGGTGGACAAGACAATCATCAAATATACAATATCTGACATTTGTAAGTTTGTTACCGACGAATGTTGTTCTGTTGACGAGAAAGTCTTTAATCACGAGAGCGAGCTCGCAACGGAGCCGAAGTACAAGAGTCTATGCAACTGGAGAACCGAGCTCAAAATGAAAGACTACAAGTTACCGGATCTCTTTTGA